The sequence below is a genomic window from Nicotiana tomentosiformis chromosome 6, ASM39032v3, whole genome shotgun sequence.
TGTCGTCATCTCCACCTGACATTAAGATGTCAGTCGCAGTCGAAATGTCGGAAACCACCGTCGAACGAGACAACGACGCCGAACCGTTGCTTGATTCTATAGATCGTAAGTTACGCATACATAATTACGGATATGTCTGTATTACGCAATTTTATTTCAAATTTTGTATGTGAGATTAATTTACTacagttattatattttcttagCTCATTTTCTACGAAAGGAAAGGGCTTGAGTTAAATAGTGTGGGAACCTATTAGCTAATTCGTTATTACAATTTCAAGTTTGATAATCGCAGCTGAAATTGTCAGCTTGTGAATATAGAGTTCCTAATCAATATGGTTTGCGACGTAAATCCATATTGTCATACTACAGGAATCACCTcgtgttttttaattttttggctTCCACTAGGATTTGAATCGGAGACCTCATGCTTGTCCTACCAATTCATTAATCACGACAACACAATTAGATGCTAAAAATGATTTGCAGAACATTTTTGCTCATGTGATATTCAATCAAGTCCATTACCGGTAGGGAAACATCTTGAAGTTTTCCATTGTGCTTTGAAGCATGAAGCTGAGGAGACCATTGAGAAAATCTTTCCAAAGTAGAGGAGAGAGTGATACTGGAAGAACGATCTTTAACTCTTTCAAAGTGTTTAGTAGGAGTAATTAGTATTGGCTACTGTTTAATTGCTAAGCAGTAACATGCACCTTATCATGAAATTACCGTAACTACAACTTGAAATGGCTCTATCAACCTGAATTTCTTGTAGGTTGTAAAACCAACTGCAGACTCAGGATCTGTGTATTTAATTGATACTTGTTCTAGGGATCTGAAGGGGTGTGTTGAGACGTAGTACTATTTAAGTAATTAACAGTGTACTCTATGGTCACACATCTCAATAATATTCATGTTCCTAAAAGCTGGCATTGGTTCCAATACTTGTGGTATTATGGAGCTCATATTCAAATTCCTTATCTATAAATGTGCAGGAAAGGAGGATCTTCTGACAACCACTGTCGAGGAAGATTCTAGTTCATCCAATAAAATTGGCCCTCATGGGAACAAATATTCTATTAGTTTAGTCAGATGCTTTGGGGTGGACCTAACCCCAGATAACATTGCAATTGCCATGGTATATTTTGTTCAAGGTATCTTAGGCCTTTCAGATCTTGCTGTTAGCTTTTATTTGAAGGACAACCTGCATCTAGACCCTGCAGAGGTATGTCATCCTCACCTTGAATACTTTGTTACATTGTTGGTTGTGCTTCTACAATATAATAAAAGAATTTTCAGCAGATAAATCTTCATATTTCATCCAAAATTGCACATTCGAGTTGGAAAACTAATTACATAGCTTGAATTGATCAATGGACTTTGAATTTAGGGTACATTCTGAGTATGTTATTTCGAAATACAAGTTTATTGAAATGAAATCTCCACTTTCCTTGGTTCATCTCATAAGTACCGTTCTTTCTTCTCCTCCTGTCCCACTGTATCTCTCTTTGTGTAACAAAAATCAAAGGATATTTTATGTTGGCCTGAGATGAATTTAATTGGAGAAATATGGTAAGTTAGGATTCATATAGCCAGctcaacttgtttgggactgatgCATAGTTGTTGTTCTCATATTAGATTTTACAGAATTTTCTAAATTTCTACTTCATACTACATCAGAATTTCAGATTTTTCTAACTTCAACTAATACAGTGTAAATGACACTAGTTTATGTACTTTTTCTGTCTACTTTCAGCCAATTATATCATCATGATGTAGTCTGGTTAACATTGCTTTTGTTTATCTTTAATAGTCATGTAAATATGTGAACTTATTTACGTTAATTTAGCCACATCCTATCATCCTCGTCTTCCTCTTCTTTATTATAGAACTTTCACCCATCGTATACCATGCTTATCTTATGTCATTTAACAGCATTTATCTATTTCTTATCAGGTTGAACACTAAATAGAGCTGATTGAACAATGTAATGTCAACCTATTGGCATATTACTCATCCTCATCTAGGGCCTCTAACCATGAAATTAGACATGGATTTTTGAAATTAATTCATAGTTTTTTCCATAAAGATATTGAGTATGAGGCATTGCCAATTTGTGAACCTTTGCTTAAGCATTTCTGTCTTCATTTGATAGAGCGCATGTTAAACGGGAACTGTCTGATGAGGTGTCATATGTATTTGTCATTAGCaccttcttcctttgatttgagtACAAGGACTGACACTTTTGTGTTTAACTAGACAGCTGTGATATCTGGTTTCTCATCATTTCCATGGCTTATCAAGCCCTTATATGGATTCGTCAGGTTGGATTCAATTTGCATTTCATCGTTATTCATCTACTAATTATTCCCAGCAACTAATTCTTCATTACTTGAATTTCGGTCTTGTAGTGATTCCTTCCCACTCTTTGGTTACCGAAGAAGATCGTACTTGGTATTATCAGGACTCCTTGGCGCACTCTCATGGTTTTTTATGGCCACCTTTGTTGACAGCAAGTACGGTGCTGCTTTCTGCATACTTATTGGTTCTCTTTCTGTTGCTTTCTCAGATGTTGTAAGTTCCTTTTTGTTATTAGTTGGTTTCAGTTATTTGAGTCTCATGATGAGTTTGTTACCAAGTTACGAGATGCAACCCTGTTCGCTGCATTGTTTATCTTAACTGTTTTTGACTTGGATCGAGAGATTGACAGCAGTCTTTTTGGGCTTTGGACCTTCAATATGGGTTAGGAGGTTGTGAAATAGAAACCATCTTATATAAAAATTATGCGCCCTAGGGTCAATGTCCTGCATTATTCTAATTCATTAAATTCACAAGTTCTTGCTAATTACGCCTAAGCTGGACCTGGATAAAGTAAATGTTTTGCCTATTGAAATTTTGAACGAAGTCTCTCAGATGCATCTTTGGCAAAAAGGGACAGAGACGACGATCTGAGGCATGTCTATTAAACAGTTGTGTTGAAATAGAAAGATATTCTGATAAATGTTCAAAAGCTCAATTATTGGATTGTGCGACCACCTCATCCAAATATTTAAACTTTTAGAGAGGGTATATTTTTATTGACTTATGTATGCCTTTAACGCTCCGTCCTTTCACGTGCAGTCAATGTTCTTTTCTATGGACCAAGCACGTGAAAGTTTTTGATAAAGTTGGCGGTGAGACTGGAAACCGGGACCTCTCCTGTACCATATTGAATTGTGTCATCGCCTCATTTAAAGCACTCGCTTTTTAAAATTGTGTATGTCTTAAGAAAGGATGTATACGAATGTGAAATTGCTTCTTTAATCAGTATTCTACAAATAGACTATGTCAATTCCTATGGTGATCcttatttttttagaaaaaagaCTCCTATGGTGTGCTGAACAAGGTTTAGGCAGTGTTTGGTCCAAGTTACAATAGGAACATACACAAACTATCTAAATGAAGTGTAGATGCCTATAAGTTGTTGTATCTCTCACTATCTATGGGTTGTTATTATTTACACTCTAAAGAAGTATGAAAGATAATCAAGAGAATGATCATACTTACATGCATTGTCCATTTTAGTTTTTGGGATATTGCTGACTGACGTAGGCAAATGACTTGATCTTGGTTTCCTAAACCTATAAGTTGCTTCCTTAATGTTAACCTTGTCAGAGAGAGCTAACTACTTATAACAAATGACTTTTCCAACCTGCCAGCTTACCTGTTCTACTTTTATGAATTTCTGTGGACTATTGACACCTCAAGCAAATCTTGTATCTTTTTAAATCATGTGATTTTTCTCACTGCTAATGTCGTTGGCATCTATTAATAGGAACTCTTTCCTCCTGAGAAACATAGTAAGTCTTTGTTGTTGAATGATGAATTTCCAAATCAGAATTCAGAACCATAAGGAAGTAAAAGGCTATGACGCTGCTGCTTCTTGTATTCTGGAAATAATAGCTCTACAGCATAGCTTAGAGTGAGCTATTATCAGTTTGAAATGGAATAATACATCACATGGATTTTCAGTGCAAATTTCGAGGATGTAAGCTGGATAAACTAAATAATCTTTGTATCACCAATTTTAAGGGTTAGCTGGATCACAGGCTATTGCGCCACTCATTGCCAGACCCCTCTATCATAATATTCCATGTTTGTGTTGATATCTTTTCACTCTTACATACCGGGGACGAAGTTCTTGAGCTTGAGTTTTAGTTATTACATATACCTATATGAAATATTTGCTGGCAAATGGAATGTAGCTTATCTTTCTTTTGCTTGAAGTGTTCCTCTTGCTGCAGAATATAAGATTGAGGTATGATGTAGGTCGTAGACTCCATGGTTGTTGAGCGGGCACGTGGTGAGTCTCAAAGCATGTCAGGATCTCTTCAGTCACTATGCTGGGGTTCTTCAGCATTTGGGGGAATTGTCAGTTCTTACTTCAGTGGCTCCCTTGTGGATTCTTATGGTGTGAGGTAGGATAGTCAGTCTTTTGAGATATTGTATGCCTGTATTGGTCTGAGCGACGTCAAGAGTCTGATAGTTAATTATCTTTTGGTTACTCCAGGTCCGTTTTTGGTGTAACAGCATTACTTCCGTTGATAACATCTGCAGTATCTGTACTTGTGAAAGAGGAGCCTGTACATGGCCCAGCAAGAGGTCTTTCTTTAGGCAATGGCTTCTTTGAGAGTTCAAAAAGTAGCATTTTCCAGTTATGGGGAGCTGTTAAGCAGCCTAATGTTCTTCTTCCCACGCTATTTATTTTCCTATTTCAGGCAACACCACAGTCAGGTTCTGCTATGTTTTATTTCATGTATGCTCAAATCCAGGTTTATGTTTGCTTTCCAAATAACTATTACATGCAAGATGCAAGTTTTTAACTGAAGTTTGTTGATTGTAGAACAAATAAACTTGGTTTCACACCAGAATTCTTAGGCCGCATTAAGCTGGTTACTTCAGTTGCATCACTGATTGGTGTTGCACTGTATAACAGTTTCTTAAAGAAAGTTCCTTTAAGGAAAATATTCCTTGTGACGGCTATTATTGGTTCAGCTCTTGGGATGACTCAGGTACTTGTCCCAAAATATCTTCTGTGCTTCAGGTCTATGTTGTGTCTTCCCTGTTGGCCCTAATTACTGGTGCTTTAGACTGACTCAAGTGTAACTGGTGTCTTGATAGGTTCTACTGGTAACCGGATTGAACCGGCAGTTTGGCATTAGTGATGAGTGGTTTTCAATTGGAGATTCGTTGATCCTATCTGTTCTTGGTCAGGTAATCCTCTGTCTTATAATGCTTCTTTTGATTATAGAATTATGGTATTACGGCAAGTGGCAACTATTTCACGACTGTCTAACTTAATACATTTTTCAGGCTTTTTTCATGCCTGTTCTTGTATTAGCTGCAAGAATATGTCCACTGGGAATGGAAGCAACTTTCTTTGCAACCCTTATGTCCATAGCCAATGGGGGAAGTACCCTTGGGGGCCTACTTGGTGCAGGTCTAACTCAGATGTTTGGAGTCACCAAGGACAGATTTGACAACTTGGCTCTCCTAATAATTGTCTGCAACCTCAGCTCTCTGTTGCCTTTACCACTACTTCGCCTCCTTCCTCAAGATGTACCTGATTCAGAGGAGAATACTGGTATTGAGATGATATCGTCTTAAATTCCTGCCTTCTTTGCTTACCATGAAGTTGCTCATATGGCCTCGGACATGGTTAATTGTTTTAACTTGCTTAACCGCAGCTTTTCAGGATAACAGTAGGTGTGAAGTGTGAACTGACTCTCATTTAATTAGGAATGCTAATATTGAATGACTAAAGATGAGTTACTATCTCAAGTCAATCACTTGAGACAAAAAGGAAAAATTGAGGCTTTGTTTCCAAATACGAATATAGGGGTCTTGTCTTGCTACTTGTTAGTTTTTGGACAATTAATCCGAGATTGCCACTTCAGACTCTTCATTGTTTTGTTCCAAAAGCTGTCACATGGGAT
It includes:
- the LOC104087293 gene encoding folate-biopterin transporter 1, chloroplastic-like, which gives rise to MSVAVEMSETTVERDNDAEPLLDSIDRKEDLLTTTVEEDSSSSNKIGPHGNKYSISLVRCFGVDLTPDNIAIAMVYFVQGILGLSDLAVSFYLKDNLHLDPAETAVISGFSSFPWLIKPLYGFVSDSFPLFGYRRRSYLVLSGLLGALSWFFMATFVDSKYGAAFCILIGSLSVAFSDVVVDSMVVERARGESQSMSGSLQSLCWGSSAFGGIVSSYFSGSLVDSYGVRSVFGVTALLPLITSAVSVLVKEEPVHGPARGLSLGNGFFESSKSSIFQLWGAVKQPNVLLPTLFIFLFQATPQSGSAMFYFITNKLGFTPEFLGRIKLVTSVASLIGVALYNSFLKKVPLRKIFLVTAIIGSALGMTQVLLVTGLNRQFGISDEWFSIGDSLILSVLGQAFFMPVLVLAARICPLGMEATFFATLMSIANGGSTLGGLLGAGLTQMFGVTKDRFDNLALLIIVCNLSSLLPLPLLRLLPQDVPDSEENTGIEMISS